A section of the Callospermophilus lateralis isolate mCalLat2 chromosome 16, mCalLat2.hap1, whole genome shotgun sequence genome encodes:
- the Pdp1 gene encoding pyruvate dehyrogenase phosphatase catalytic subunit 1 isoform X2, with translation MPAPTQLFFPLIRNCELSRIYGTACYCHHKHLCCSSPYISQSRLRYTPHPAYATFCRPKENWWQYTQGRRYASTPQKFYLTPPQVNSILKANEYSFKVPEFDGKNVSSILGFDSNQLPANAPIEDRRSAATCLQTRGMLLGVFDGHAGCACSQAVSERLFYYIAVSLLPHETLLEIENAVESGRALLPILQWHKHPNDYFSKEASKLYFNSLRTYWQELIDLNTGESTDIDVKEALINAFKRLDNDISLEAQVGDPNSFLNYLVLRVAFSGATACVAHVDGVDLHVANTGDSRAMLGVQEEDGSWSAVTLSNDHNAQNERELERLKLEHPKNEAKSVVKQDRLLGLLMPFRAFGDVKFKWSIDLQKRVIESGPDQLNDNEYTKFIPPNYHTPPYLTAEPEVTYHRLRPQDKFLVLATDGLWETMHRQDVVRIVGEYLTGMHHQQPIAVGGYKVTLGQMHGLLTERRAKMSSVFEDQNAATHLIRHAVGNNEFGTVDHERLSKMLSLPEELARMYRDDITIIVVQFNSHVVGAYQNQE, from the coding sequence ATGCCAGCACCAACTCAACTGTTTTTTCCTCTCATCCGTAATTGTGAGCTGAGCAGAATCTATGGCACTGCATGTTACTGCCATCACAAACATCTCTGCTGTTCATCACCCTACATTTCTCAGAGTCGCTTGAGATACACACCCCATCCAGCATATGCTACCTTTTGTAGGCCCAAGGAGAACTGGTGGCAGTATACCCAAGGAAGGAGATATGCTTCCACACCACAGAAATTTTACCTTACACCTCCACAAGTCAACAGCATCCTTAAGGCCAATGAGTACAGTTTCAAAGTGCCAGAATTTGATGGCAAAAATGTCAGTTCCATCCTTGGATTTGACAGCAATCAACTACCTGCAAATGCACCCATTGAGGACCGGAGAAGTGCAGCAACCTGCTTGCAAACCAGAGGGATGCTTTTGGGGGTTTTTGACGGCCATGCAGGTTGTGCTTGTTCACAGGCAGTCAGTGAAAGACTCTTTTATTATATTGCTGTCTCCTTATTACCCCATGAGACTTTGCTAGAGATTGAAAATGCAGTAGAGAGTGGTCGGGCACTGCTACCCATCCTCCAGTGGCACAAGCATCCCAATGATTACTTCAGTAAGGAGGCATCCAAATTGTACTTCAACAGCTTGAGGACTTACTGGCAAGAGCTTATAGACCTCAACACTGGGGAGTCAACTGATATTGATGTTAAGGAGGCTTTAATTAATGCTTTCAAGAGACTCGATAATGACATCTCTCTGGAGGCTCAAGTTGGTGATCCTAATTCTTTCCTCAATTACTTGGTGCTTCGGGTGGCATTTTCTGGGGCCACTGCTTGTGTGGCCCATGTGGATGGTGTTGACCTTCACGTGGCCAATACCGGAGATAGCAGAGCAATGCTGGGTGTGCAGGAAGAGGATGGCTCATGGTCAGCAGTCACACTTTCTAATGATCACAATGCTCAGAATGAAAGAGAACTTGAGCGGCTGAAATTAGAACACCCAAAGAATGAGGCCAAGAGTGTGGTGAAACAAGATCGGCTGCTTGGCTTGCTGATGCCTTTTAGGGCTTTTGGAGATGTAAAGTTCAAATGGAGCATTGACCTTCAAAAGAGAGTGATAGAATCTGGCCCAGACCAGTTGAATGACAATGAATATACCAAGTTTATCCCTCCtaattatcacacacctccctatCTCACTGCTGAGCCAGAGGTAACTTATCACCGATTGAGGCCACAGGATAAATTTCTGGTGTTGGCTACTGATGGGTTGTGGGAGACTATGCATAGGCAGGATGTGGTTAGGATTGTGGGTGAATACTTAACTGGTATGCATCACCAACAGCCAATAGCTGTTGGTGGCTACAAGGTGACTCTGGGACAGATGCATGGCCTTTTAACTGAAAGGAGAGCCAAGATGTCCTCTGTGTTTGAGGATCAGAATGCAGCAACCCATCTCATTCGCCATGCTGTGGGCAACAATGAGTTTGGGACTGTTGATCATGAGCGCCTCTCCAAAATGCTTAGTCTTCCAGAAGAGCTTGCACGGATGTACAGAGATGACATTACAATCATTGTAGTTCAGTTTAATTCTCATGTTGTAGGGGCATATCAAAATCAGGAATAG
- the Pdp1 gene encoding pyruvate dehyrogenase phosphatase catalytic subunit 1 isoform X1: MLSAPCCDDRRMCVCPGPRRIGIPVRSSSLPLFSDAMPAPTQLFFPLIRNCELSRIYGTACYCHHKHLCCSSPYISQSRLRYTPHPAYATFCRPKENWWQYTQGRRYASTPQKFYLTPPQVNSILKANEYSFKVPEFDGKNVSSILGFDSNQLPANAPIEDRRSAATCLQTRGMLLGVFDGHAGCACSQAVSERLFYYIAVSLLPHETLLEIENAVESGRALLPILQWHKHPNDYFSKEASKLYFNSLRTYWQELIDLNTGESTDIDVKEALINAFKRLDNDISLEAQVGDPNSFLNYLVLRVAFSGATACVAHVDGVDLHVANTGDSRAMLGVQEEDGSWSAVTLSNDHNAQNERELERLKLEHPKNEAKSVVKQDRLLGLLMPFRAFGDVKFKWSIDLQKRVIESGPDQLNDNEYTKFIPPNYHTPPYLTAEPEVTYHRLRPQDKFLVLATDGLWETMHRQDVVRIVGEYLTGMHHQQPIAVGGYKVTLGQMHGLLTERRAKMSSVFEDQNAATHLIRHAVGNNEFGTVDHERLSKMLSLPEELARMYRDDITIIVVQFNSHVVGAYQNQE; encoded by the exons ATGTTGTCGGCTCCGTGTTGTGATGAcaggagaatgtgtgtgtgtcccGGGCCCAGACGAATTG GAATCCCAGTCAGAAGTTCCAGCCTGCCGCTGTTCTCTGATGCCATGCCAGCACCAACTCAACTGTTTTTTCCTCTCATCCGTAATTGTGAGCTGAGCAGAATCTATGGCACTGCATGTTACTGCCATCACAAACATCTCTGCTGTTCATCACCCTACATTTCTCAGAGTCGCTTGAGATACACACCCCATCCAGCATATGCTACCTTTTGTAGGCCCAAGGAGAACTGGTGGCAGTATACCCAAGGAAGGAGATATGCTTCCACACCACAGAAATTTTACCTTACACCTCCACAAGTCAACAGCATCCTTAAGGCCAATGAGTACAGTTTCAAAGTGCCAGAATTTGATGGCAAAAATGTCAGTTCCATCCTTGGATTTGACAGCAATCAACTACCTGCAAATGCACCCATTGAGGACCGGAGAAGTGCAGCAACCTGCTTGCAAACCAGAGGGATGCTTTTGGGGGTTTTTGACGGCCATGCAGGTTGTGCTTGTTCACAGGCAGTCAGTGAAAGACTCTTTTATTATATTGCTGTCTCCTTATTACCCCATGAGACTTTGCTAGAGATTGAAAATGCAGTAGAGAGTGGTCGGGCACTGCTACCCATCCTCCAGTGGCACAAGCATCCCAATGATTACTTCAGTAAGGAGGCATCCAAATTGTACTTCAACAGCTTGAGGACTTACTGGCAAGAGCTTATAGACCTCAACACTGGGGAGTCAACTGATATTGATGTTAAGGAGGCTTTAATTAATGCTTTCAAGAGACTCGATAATGACATCTCTCTGGAGGCTCAAGTTGGTGATCCTAATTCTTTCCTCAATTACTTGGTGCTTCGGGTGGCATTTTCTGGGGCCACTGCTTGTGTGGCCCATGTGGATGGTGTTGACCTTCACGTGGCCAATACCGGAGATAGCAGAGCAATGCTGGGTGTGCAGGAAGAGGATGGCTCATGGTCAGCAGTCACACTTTCTAATGATCACAATGCTCAGAATGAAAGAGAACTTGAGCGGCTGAAATTAGAACACCCAAAGAATGAGGCCAAGAGTGTGGTGAAACAAGATCGGCTGCTTGGCTTGCTGATGCCTTTTAGGGCTTTTGGAGATGTAAAGTTCAAATGGAGCATTGACCTTCAAAAGAGAGTGATAGAATCTGGCCCAGACCAGTTGAATGACAATGAATATACCAAGTTTATCCCTCCtaattatcacacacctccctatCTCACTGCTGAGCCAGAGGTAACTTATCACCGATTGAGGCCACAGGATAAATTTCTGGTGTTGGCTACTGATGGGTTGTGGGAGACTATGCATAGGCAGGATGTGGTTAGGATTGTGGGTGAATACTTAACTGGTATGCATCACCAACAGCCAATAGCTGTTGGTGGCTACAAGGTGACTCTGGGACAGATGCATGGCCTTTTAACTGAAAGGAGAGCCAAGATGTCCTCTGTGTTTGAGGATCAGAATGCAGCAACCCATCTCATTCGCCATGCTGTGGGCAACAATGAGTTTGGGACTGTTGATCATGAGCGCCTCTCCAAAATGCTTAGTCTTCCAGAAGAGCTTGCACGGATGTACAGAGATGACATTACAATCATTGTAGTTCAGTTTAATTCTCATGTTGTAGGGGCATATCAAAATCAGGAATAG